The sequence below is a genomic window from Lolium perenne isolate Kyuss_39 chromosome 7, Kyuss_2.0, whole genome shotgun sequence.
CAGGGGAACAGAACAGGACTGCGCCGCCGGTGAGAGCGGGCGACCGCATCGGCGCCCTCCCCGACGAtatcctccaccacctcctctccTTCCTCCCAGTGCAGTCGGCCGTGCGAACGTGTGTGCTTGCTCGGCGCTGGCGCCACCTTTGGAGGTTCACCACAGGTCTGCGCATCGTCGGCATTCAGAGACAGGGGCCTGTCCAGGAACTGCGGAAGTTCCTGGACCATCTGCTCATCCTGCGTGACCGCAGGGTCCTAGACACCGTTGAGATCGAATTCAGTGAATTCTTGAAAGAAGACGTGCCCTATGTGAACTTATGGACCCGATTTGCTGTGCTATGGCAAGTACGTGAGCTCAGCCTTCATATCAATCACTGTGAATTTCTCCACCTGGACGGCCTGCCTCTTGTCTCTCAGCATCTGAAGACATTAGACCTTCATGGTGTAGGCCTACAAGAGACCTTTCTTGACTTTTCTAGCTGCCCAGCATTGGAGGATCTGAAGATGAAAGATTGCGAGATCAATGTTCATAAGATATCCTCCTGTGCCCTGAAGCGCTTGAGCATCATTTATTGCCAGTCCAAACTGAATTGCCAGGCCCGTGTATGTACTCCATGCCTCATCTCGCTGGAACTAGATAAGTTTGCAGGTAGAACCCCTTTTCTTGAGAACATGGTGTTGCTAGAGAACGCACGTGTGGATCTTGGCAGTTCCTGTGAAGATTTCTGTTTGAATTATGACGAATTTGGCTCTTTCTGTGGAGATAATGATACTGGATGTGAGAATTGTGTTGCTAATAATGATGGCAGCAACGAATGTGTGCTATTGGGTGGTATCTCAAATGCTACACATATGGAGTTGATATCTGAATCTGACATTGTATGTTACTCGTCTTTGGCTCCTTTTTATTACCATTTCAGTGTTGCATTATCTACTATATCACTCGACATTCTCAGCAGTGTTGCTCATTTGTTTTGTATTTATTTcagtttattttcacaagagattTGAAGCGGTGCCCTACATTCAGCAAGTTAAAGACTCTATTACTCAATGAATACTGGTGCATGGCTCctgacttggatccattagcttgCATTCTGAAGAACTCACCAATTCTAGAGAAGCTCAGTCTTCAACTTTTTTCCAGTGTATGAATTTTCTAAATGGACAATTGCTGCATCTTAAAGTTAGTATTGATTATTAATCTTGGTTAAATATCTCTGCTTACTGTAGGGTGGAGATATCATTGAAATGATAGGAAGCTACAGTTCAGTGGAGAGGTCGTCTGCAATATCAGAGCACCTTAAGATAGTTGAAGTCAAGTTTCATGAGATGGACATGACAACTCGCAAAGTTCTGAAGTTCCTCTGTACATTTAACATACGTAAGCTAACTAATGACACTTTATATGCTTTCTATACTGCGAAATTAGCGTTCATATGTGGGAAAGAAAGAAAGGAATGAAGAAGAAACTCCTAAATCATGTATTAAGGATCATGTTGTAGGAATACAAAATTATTTGAGGCATAAGATATCTGGACCACATCTGGTGAGATGAAAAAGGGGAAATCAATATAATCCATTTTGCTGGCAATTTTCTTGATGTGATGCATAAATGGCAACACAACATTGTGGGCTTGTTGATTCGTTCTGGTCTTGTGGGCACTAGCACTAATGTCTGGATTGATTACTTCAGAGTACTCGCACAGTATCTTGGAGTGTTGCTTAGCTGTAATAAAAATATTTTGACTCATGTTGTTGAATAGTTAGTTTCGACAATTAAGAATTTTTATAAGATCATTAGATATGAGCAGCTCCTTGCCGTTATGGGCTTAATTAACTGCTTTGTGAAGTGTGATGTCCTTAGTTCCTTACACTATATACATGTAGTTACATGTACAGCTGTGTGATATCCTTAAATTCTTTTTCTCTTGGTCCCTCTCTTTGTTCTTTGGAGGTCTGGCTGTCATGATTGTTTGATTCACTTTCTCTTGCTGCAAAGTGCTTATAACACTTTCTGCCTTCTCATTTGGAAGCAGTTTAGCGAGATGTTTTTTGTTAGATTATCAGATTAAGATAGTAGCCATATCAAAGTATAATGAAAGTTTGTGCCCCTGGTATAGTGAATCTCCTTCATAGCCTTACGTAATCCCTTATCGTGACTTTCCATTTGTGTACAGGATTCAGCATCGAGTAGGGGTGAGAAGACCAGGGTTGTTGGTGGATCTACCAGTTCTTTACTATTCGGAACAAGGCTTAAGTATAGTGCAACTGTCGAGAAGGTTTCCATATATTTTGGCATGTGTATCTTATGCAATTTCTGCTCAGAGTAGCGGAGTATCTGCAGTATAGCTTATTTTGACCACTAGTCTATCTACTTGGACTTCGTTTTGTCCTATCATGTAATTTGTACTGCACCTTGATCTGTttatgctggatttcttcagatcCTGAATTGGTCAATGCTCTCAGCAAAGGAAAAAAACAACTACCTCGGAGTGTAACTTGGAAAAGTGAAATAAGAGGTGTTAAGTTGCAGTGTACATCATTGATCACCATTGCCCGGTTCAAAAATTCCAAACTAAAGAAAAAAAATTCAGTTTTCTCCAGAATCGAAATTTGTGAACTTAAAGCAGAATGAGTTGTTGGAAAAATATGTACAACTTCTTGGAGATGTCTCACGCTTCCAAGTACAATTTTCTTGGTTACCCAGCTTTGCACAGTGCAAGTTCAGTTTACTACAAACTGAAGGTTCACATTAATTTAACTCAAATGCATTGTTTGCTTCCAGTCTCATACAAGGACCGACTTCTATTATTTCAATTTTCAACATAATAACAGAAACTGATATGCTTTCACATGCCTGTCCTTCAGAAAAGGAACAGAAATGAAAAACAGAATAGCTGAAGAAGCCAGCCTCCTGTAGTAGAAACAAAACTGGGCTGTGGGCTCACAAGTCACAGCAACTGTCATGTAGTTATTCACGCTCAGTTGAAATGGTAGAGAGGCAGTTCAGCATTGAGAGGGTGGGACATCACTGTCAGCACGTCCGTCACCGAGATCATTGAGCTTATCGCTGCTTTCAGGGTATCCCTCGAGCAACCAGGCTTCACGATTGTCCTCACCTGGAAGTAAATTCATTGGTAGGCTTGGCACTGTTAGAAACATGAGACAAGCAAACAAAATGCAACAGGGTTTCCGTCATGAACCTTGTCAAGATATAGTTTTAGCATCTCAATGTCGCCCATGTAGTCCTGGTCTTCAATGGTCAGCGTGATGGGCTTTGCATCTGAACCAGGTCCTGCAAATTGAATACCTCCGGGAGTCCTGTAGAAGTCGTCAAGGAGAAAACTCGAAGCTTTTCCTCTCAGTAACCTGATCAGTCATACAGAAGAAAATTCAGTCTGTATAATATATAAGACCGTGAGGAGATAAAACATAGGGCAATTGTTATTAGGGACTAAGCAAGCATTATTttttccttgccttcttcttttaAATTATATCTGTGACCATATAAATCATCGATATAACTTTAAATGTGACAATCTTATCAATAATTAAACTAAGCAGTTTTGCTATAAGAAGTACGAAGGTTTCTCCCAAGTCCCAACAATATGAATAATGGTTTTGGTAATAAGAGTTCACATTACTTATTTTGGTGTAATAAGTAAGGAACAATCTTCTATGCTCCATGGCATTCCTTTTGTAgccttaaagaaaaaggaaagatacACATAGACTTACTCGTATGCCTTCCCTTTCAGGTCAATAGGGGAAGGATGAATGGCAGGCTTTCCTGTAGGGATTGCTCCAGGGCCACGTAAATGCCTCTTGACACTCATCATTGCCTGGTGATTGCAACACAACATATTACTGAGTCAGTCAGGACTACTTAAGCATATAGTAATATTTCTGTATTTCATTCAGATAATACTTAAACACAACAAATCAAATAGAAGTGGAAGGAGTAGTCTATATACTAGAAGCGTGTGGCGACCTAACCTCCTCTCCCCCCGTGCCGGCGGCGCCGCGCCACGTCGGGGCCCAGCCACCGGAGCCTCACTTCGTCCTCCCTAGGGCGcccccctcctccgccgccgtcgccggaagCGCTGCCGGGCAAAGCCCTGCggcgtggcggtggcggcggccgttCCTCTCACCCCCACGACCGGAGGGCACGGCGGCGTCGTCCGGCCAGGCTTCTCCTTGATGCGGCGGCGCAGGGAGGCGACGGCCATGGCGTCGATCTGCATGCGGCGGCCGGGCGGCGGCTGTGAAGATCGGGTCCAATCTAGGTCCGTTTGGGCCGCGGCGGGCGTCGATCTGCATGTCGTGGCTCTGCCTCCTCCTCGGCAGTGAGGCGTTCGTGGGCATCTCTCGCGTCATGAGGAAATCTGGGGCAGCAGCCccgggcatggtggtggtggtcatcttcttcgtcggaggtggtCGGCCAGGCTGGTAGTCTTGTGTGGGGGATCATGGGATCTCACACAGGTCTCCGGCAGTGGTgatctagtccggggtgtcatggcggcggtgaaaactgagcctcgatctcgatcttggcggatgatggcggcatcggtcgacgtcgttaccttgtcgaaggcatcatctttgcccgtcttggcactacactcggcgagttggggatgcgcgactgccggtgaaaaccgtgctccgacctcggttggcggacgatggcgagccgctaccttcttgaaggcatcgtcatcgcagtctgcggtctctcactcgtgctgctccaggggaaaccctaggtccgggtctcccggatcggacgatggcggcgcgccctgcgtcgttctacctcttggggcatcgtttttggagcagctgctggatgttggcagatgtcggtggagtggtattcatctaccacattgttggcgctgagtctcagtggcatggtgctgcagggtatcgacgGCAGATGTGGGATGATGTatgcgtgcaggatggtggagccgtctggcgtcatggtggcatcgacggcaggtcttgcaaggtgtcttgcaaggttaatgccatgatctctcttgaagatggagtccaggaagacggcggtagcaacttctgtggcgtgtgcgttggcgtgcaTTGAGAGTCTGctcgactggatgtgcttctcacctgctattgggcggtttgagaaggcatttagttttttggatgatgtgagttggtgtattgtcaccttcttcatcccactgtaggtatagtaaggttgcttcgagattgatcttttgtattgttcttgtaaggtttttgtgaataatctaataaaaaaagtcgtgtgcatcctttggatgcagaagctagggcgatatttcccccatttcaaaagaaaaaaaaaactagaagCGTGTATTATCGAAGCAATTCGTCATTACAATACCAGTTAGTGCTAGGGGACAAAGATAGCTCAATCAAGCTGTATGTCCGGAAAAGTAAAACAACCAATTTTTTTTTGTAAAGACCATGCTTTTATTGAAGTCTAAAAGAAAAGTTGAAGGGATaagaagtaaaaaaaaaaaggaaatcttaccgttaGTGGAGCAGCAGCACAACGCCACTTGTGTACAGGATCCTTCAGATTAGCCACAGTTGCCATGTAGCCAGTCAAACCGGCTGCTATCATATGTAGGGAGATGTGGCCAAGGGCCTGCATTGTTCAATGTTGATAATATTTATctctttttacaacttatatttaGAGTATTGTCATCAGGTAATTAAAAAAATAACATACAATATACAATCCTTACATAAGCATAGTCACAGTCAAAGTTTGACGGTAGGGACCCTCGAGCCTGATATCCAAAGAAATGGCAGACTGAACTGAACTTCTTTCCCTTGTATCTCCCTTCTTTCTGAAAATCAAGTAAAACGATCAGCGGGAACAGATCCAGAAATTTAAAACCAGGAAAAAAACAGCAGTAGTGAAAACTCACTGTTCTTTTTATCATCTCTGCTTCTACTAAGTGTGCTAACAGTTGCTCAGTGTCAATCTGTAAAAAGGACATTATGATTGCCAATAACTGCATGACAAAAGTTCTGGCAGCTATAGTTTAATGCATCCTGGCTCACAAACCTGGGATAACTGGGCAGAGTTGTCAGATTCTTGGTGGAGGAGGAGCTGAGtgaaaaaataaaaaagtatTTGGATCTTAATTTATGTTAAACAGTTGAAGTCACAAATATTAAACAATGAAATTTTGCTGAAATGCAGTACCTCTCTCCTGATGAAGGGTGGCAAGAACTGGAACAATGCAGCTGCCCATGGAGACAACTTTGATGACATCTCTGGAACAGGAACATTACTGTTGTGGAGGATACTTATTTCCTGGAATGGTTGAACAGAAACCAGTAAGGTAAACGAATTTATGTTTTCCATTTTATGAGGTAGCCAGAACCATTATACCTGAATGAGTGCATACATTTCTGGAATGCTTTCTATCAGTCCTTCTGGAATAAGGAGGACACCATGGTATTTATCTGAACAAAGGATACCGGGCATCAGTTTATCACGATATAAAAAAAAAATCCTATGTGGTTAACCTATGTATACATACACCCAAAAATTTATCGACAAAGTTTTATTCAACTTATTTCGCGAACGAAACACCAAAGTACTGTACAAACCTAACTCTGCCCTGGCTTGTACCCCGTCACATATCTTATTTATACATTCCATCAGTGTGAGTTTTGACAATGCCACCTCCTCTCCCATGATAAGCTGCATGGAGAAGTTGAGAGAATTAGATGATTGCTCTTCTCATACCTAGTCAAGTTTGGCCTACAAGTTAGATGATCCGTACCATGTTTGGGTGCGATTGGAGTGCACATTCGAAGGCAACATGAGATGCTTTTCGACCCATCAAACGAACAAAATAGTAGTACTGTTAGGAAAAGGCATATCAGTCAAGTTCCATATGATTGATATGTAAGTATAAGTATTTAATTTAGAATCTAAATGGCTGACATTACAGTTACCTTTCCAGCTGAGATTGCATCGAGGCAAACATTGCTTATAAGCTGAGAATTCACCTGAAAAAGAATTTCCATACAATAATGAGAGGAGTGACGAACTAATAGTGGTAAACTGTATCTGATGCCTCCTTTCTAAGTGTCCGCAGAGTTGCTTGCAGCCACCGATGGTTTACCTTGCACACCGTATCAAATCCAACGGTTGTCTCAACAAACTGGTTTTTGAGATCGCCATTAAGTGAAACAGGCACGCCAACAACCTATTCAGGAAAGACATTAGCTCCTGAGAGACTTTTGGTGCCCTTGAACAATATGACCATCTTATGTTGCAGCTTCCAGTACCTTGGTCTTACAGTTGTTCTGGACAAGGGTCTCTGCAAGCTGTGCAGCATCTGAATTGGAAGTCACTCCTGGTAATGAAGAGTAGGAGCAAAGTTAGTAGAAGTAACTAGCTTGGTTCAACTTCAACTAAGTACAGTAACTTTATTGGTTTCTCGTATTAGTACCTCCAACAATGACCAGGCCATCCAAGTTCAGGCTGCCGCACGTGGCCATAGCAGCGCTCACTTGCTTGCTTGTTCGGATCTGATCGATACTCCTGCCCAGCAAATCGAAACCACCTTGGCACAGAAATGGGCAAAGATTTGTCAGTCGTCATCCATAGacagaacagaagcatgtgaagaATGAAGCGGAAAATAAAACTGCCAACCCTGGTTCTTGTATGACGCAAGAACATCGTTTGTGATCTCCAGTGTCTTGTTCGAAAACAGTCCCTCAGTCCCACCTATATATACGCAAGCACAAACCACTGTAAGTAAACAGGCAAACAAAAAAAAGTCCTTCAGTTATTTTGTCAAACAAAATCATGTCAGAAAATCAAGATTACCGATGAATCCATAGAGGGTACTCTGGGGATTGTGAGCCTTGAGAGCATCGTGGAGGCCCCAGACGACGTTGTGGCCTCCAGGCGACTGCCTCCCGGAGAACACCACGCCCACCCTGCAAAACGCAATCAGCCTTGCA
It includes:
- the LOC127313689 gene encoding pyrophosphate--fructose 6-phosphate 1-phosphotransferase subunit alpha, with protein sequence MNADYGAPTELAGPLQQRRALYQPRLPPCLQGATVRVEYGDATTTIDPIGADAVAQAFPHTYGQRLVTFLAPDAAAGNAAVEERPPIRVGVVFSGRQSPGGHNVVWGLHDALKAHNPQSTLYGFIGGTEGLFSNKTLEITNDVLASYKNQGGFDLLGRSIDQIRTSKQVSAAMATCGSLNLDGLVIVGGVTSNSDAAQLAETLVQNNCKTKVVGVPVSLNGDLKNQFVETTVGFDTVCKVNSQLISNVCLDAISAGKYYYFVRLMGRKASHVAFECALQSHPNMLIMGEEVALSKLTLMECINKICDGVQARAELDKYHGVLLIPEGLIESIPEMYALIQEISILHNSNVPVPEMSSKLSPWAAALFQFLPPFIRRELLLHQESDNSAQLSQIDTEQLLAHLVEAEMIKRTKEGRYKGKKFSSVCHFFGYQARGSLPSNFDCDYAYALGHISLHMIAAGLTGYMATVANLKDPVHKWRCAAAPLTAMMSVKRHLRGPGAIPTGKPAIHPSPIDLKGKAYELLRGKASSFLLDDFYRTPGGIQFAGPGSDAKPITLTIEDQDYMGDIEMLKLYLDKVRTIVKPGCSRDTLKAAISSMISVTDVLTVMSHPLNAELPLYHFN
- the LOC127313690 gene encoding F-box protein At4g09920; its protein translation is MPPGEQNRTAPPVRAGDRIGALPDDILHHLLSFLPVQSAVRTCVLARRWRHLWRFTTGLRIVGIQRQGPVQELRKFLDHLLILRDRRVLDTVEIEFSEFLKEDVPYVNLWTRFAVLWQVRELSLHINHCEFLHLDGLPLVSQHLKTLDLHGVGLQETFLDFSSCPALEDLKMKDCEINVHKISSCALKRLSIIYCQSKLNCQARVCTPCLISLELDKFAGRTPFLENMVLLENARVDLGSSCEDFCLNYDEFGSFCGDNDTGCENCVANNDGSNECVLLGGISNATHMELISESDIFIFTRDLKRCPTFSKLKTLLLNEYWCMAPDLDPLACILKNSPILEKLSLQLFSSGGDIIEMIGSYSSVERSSAISEHLKIVEVKFHEMDMTTRKVLKFLCTFNIRFSIE